ATCTTTCCCTCTTAAACTCcaaattaaaattctgtttatttaaattgattcaaaaaattattttaccttATTATTTTTAGAGTGGATAGAAATAATGATCAAAAAATCAGCGCCAAGGAGATGCAGCGTTGGATCATGGAGAAAACAGAGGAGCATTTCCAGGAGGCCGTGCAGGAGAACAAAATGCACTTCAGGGCCGTGGATCCTGATGGGGATGGTAAAATCCACTTCtttcccctgaaaaaaaaaatcactttttaaatcagttttggGATCTTGAATTTATTTCTGGCATCAAATTTCCATTGAGAATGGcaaatttggatttttgtgggaaaggatgtaaagaaatgaaaaaaaaaggaataaattgaATTCTTCACCAAATTTTatgggggaaaaaccccaaaaaattaaaactagtGACAGCTTTTATGTTCTCATTCCTAAAATTCAGTGTGGGGTTGTGATGTTGctgattttaaaagaattaaatcCAAAATTGTTTATTTCAAGTTGAAATTTTCTCAATTTCAGGTCACGTTTCATGGgatgaatataaaattaaattcttggCCAGTAAAGGCTTCAATGAGAAGGAAATTGCAGAGAAAATCAAAAACAATGAGgaattaaaaatagatgaagAAAGTAAGTgtaaaatggtatttttattcttaaaacCTGGgggtgaaaagaaaaatgggaggGAAATATTTGGGTTGTGCTGCTTGAggaggagttaaaaaaaaaaaaaacaacctgcatttttccatcaaaaatccgctgggaaaatgagaattttttagaggaattttcctgttttccctccttaattataaaagaaataatattaatttttccatctaaaatttgctgtgaaaatgacatttttaagaGGAATCTTCTTGTTTTTAccttaaataatttattctaaaatccccccaaaattacaTCAAAATTCATCCTGACCAGAATCTGCCATGAAAATTGCAATTTTAAGGGGAATCTGCCATGAAAATTGCAATTTTTGAGGGCATTttcccccttaaaaaaaaatcagaattttctcaaaaatcccccaaaaaccaaagCCAAAATCCAGCAATCCCACATTGCTCCCGCCACAAAAACTTTGATTTTTACaaggaattttccttttttttttttttttccccctaggaACACCATTTACCTTTCCTGTAAACCCCCCCCCCCTTGcacctttccctttccctgcagggctgagtCATTTCCAAATCGCTTGGGTGACATTTTCCAGCAGtgaaaaaaactgaaattaaaaaataaaacgGCTGAAATGCAACAAAAAAGGAGCTGAGAATTGCAGGGAAATCACCTGGGGTGGTTCCAGGAACTGCTGAGTCAGCGCCGCTGCACCTGAGCCCCAAAATCTGCaggaaaatcaaattattcAGCCTCCACTTCCTCTggggttctttttttctttttttttcctcttccaaaagtgatttttagggtttttattttaaatcaaaagcaCCTCGGGGGTGTGGAGTTCAAGGCGCTTTCTGTAGAAATTTGGATTTCGGGtcaagcttttattttaattaatattttattttatttaattaatggATGTTGGTGGATAATTGGATTGTGGGATGAAATGGAGGACTTCCGTGGGATTTTGGTgctgatttttctgttcctacatcactaaatttaatttttcttgcagcaaaaatatggaattaaatataaatataaataaataaattaaatacaaatataacaAAATATCTGCAGGGTttaggctttaaaaaaatcattgatTAAACACCCGAGAGCTTGAAATGAGGGGGTTGTGACCGATTAAATCCTAAAAATTGATTGGgacaaagcattaaaaattgGATTGGGACAACTGAAATCCTAAAAATTTGATTGGGACAATTTAAATGCTAAACATGGATTGGGAGAACTGAAATTCCTAAAACTTGGTTGTGCCAACTCCTAAAAATGGATCGGGgcaatcccaaaatttgggatgaaCTGAAATCTACAGAGAGATTCtgccaaatcccaaaaaaacggGATGGGGGCAGTTCCAGAATTTGGGATGAATTGTGCCAAATCCTACAGACAGATGGGGACAGTTCCAGCCCTTGGGCTGAGCTGCATCCCAAACTGCACTGGTGCAGGTGCAGCATTTGGGCTGAGCTGCATGCCAAGCTGCACAGGCGCATTTGGGCTGAGCTGCATGCCAAGCTGCACGGGCGCAGTTGCAGCCTTTGGGCTGAGCTGCATGCCAAGCTGCACGGGCGCAGTTGCAGCCTTTGGGCTGAGCTGCATGCCAAGCTGCACGGGTGCAGTTGCAGCCTTTGGGCTGAGCTGCATCCCAAGCCGTCGGTGCCGTTGCAGCGCAGGAGGTGCTGGACAACCTGAAGGATCGCTGGTACCAGGCGGACAATCCCCCCCCGGACCTGCTGCTGAGCGAGCAGGAGTTCCTGTCCTTCCTGCACCCCGAGCACAGCCGCGGCATGCTGCACTTCATGGTGCAGGAGATCGTCCGGGACCTGGGTAAGCCGGGATTTCTGGGAATTGTATCCATGGATTCCTGTTCTTGGTGTGCATTGTGGGGAGGGAATGGTCAGGTGGAGTTCCATGGACTCCCATTTTATGTGGATATTCACACAGCCGTGGCTGCTGCACTTCATGGTGCAGGAGATTGTCTGGGATTTAGGTAAACTGGGATTTCCTGGGAATTGTGTCCATGGGTTCCATGGGTTCCCATTGTATCCATGGTTTCCCGGGGTTTTTTATGTGGGTGTTGGGAGGGAATGGTCTGCTGGAGCTCCTGTCCTTCCTGCACCCCGAGCAAGGCGCAGCTGCTGCACTTCATGGTGCAGGAGATCGTCCGGGATCTGGGTAAGCCGGGATTTCTGGGAATTGCATCCATGGATTCCCATTTTTTATGTGAATTTTGGGAGGGAATGGTCAGGTGGAGGAATTGTGTCCCTGGATTCTCTTTTTTTATGtggattttgggagggttttgCATGGAATAGTCTGGTGGAGTTCCATGGATTCCCATTTTATGTGGATATTTGCACAGCCACGGCTGGGACCTGGGAAATCCAGGATTTCCTAGGAATTGCATCCATGGATTCCCAGTTTTCTGTGGGTATTGGGAGGGGTTTGGCTTTTTGCGCAGCTCAGTGGGAAATTCCTATTTTTATGGGAATTAagtgaatatattttttgtgCAGCTCAGTGGGAAATTCACATTTCTATGTGAATTAAGTgaatatatttgaattttttgcaCAGATCAGGAGGAAATTCCCCTTTTTACGGGAATGAAGTAGATCTATTATAAATTTTTGCACAGATGAGTAGGAAATTCCTATCTTGACAGGAGTTAAGCAAAcctattttaatttcttgtacTTTTTTATGGGAATTAAGGAAATATAATTAAGGGAATTAAGTGAATTTTTTTGCACAGACCAGAAGGAAGTTCCcattttcacagaaatgaactgaatatatttgaattttttgcaCCGATTGGGAggaaatccccatttttccgGGCACTGAATTCACTAATTTGAATTTCCGTGTTCCCGGGGATCGCGGTGCCCACTCTGACCCGGTGTCTCTCTACAGACCAGGACGGGGATAAGAGGCTGACCCTGCCCGAGTTCATCTCGCTGCCCGTGGGCACGGTGGAGAACCAGCAGGCACAGGACGTCGACGACGACTGGGTGAGGGATAGGAGGAAGGAGTTCCAGGAGGTTATCGACGCCAACCGCGACGGCATCGTCAccatggaggagctggaggtcagTCCAAAACTCGGCTTTGGAAATGTCAATAATTCACTCACAGCTCcgttttttattaaataatggagtatttaaatttaattttcattttgcgttaatttcatttaaaatgcgGCTTTAAAAGCGGCATTAATTCGCTTACAGCTcaattgttttaataaaaaatggaatatttttaatttcatttaatagttgatataatatatatgttttatatatgttattttttacataaataaaaatatataatatatattatatatttaaatgtgtATTGTAtattatgtatatgtatatattatatatacgtatatatattatatacatatattatttaaatatatgtgatatataatatatattatatatattatgtattatatatgttatctatattatatatttaaatatatgtatgatatatattatttaaatatatataatatacatgttattatatatagtatatattatttataatatatcttttatattttatatgtttgaTACATATACTTGATTTAATATTAGATTTAATATTTGGaatatttgatttcattttaatttcacattaatttcatttaaaatacagctttgaaAGCCTCAAAAATTGAGTTACAGCTCAATTTTTTATaagtatttcatttaaaaacagagtattttgatttaatttcaatttCACAATAATTTCATTCAAAATGCACTATTAAAACCCTCAGAAATGCCATGACAGCTGAATTTGTGATGAAATTCCCGTTTTCCCAGGAGTACATGGACCCGATGAACGAGCACAACGCGCTGAATGAGGCGCGGCAGATGATCGCTGTGGCCGACGAGAACCAGGACcaccagctggagctggaggagatccTCAAGTACAGCGAGTACTTCACTGGCAGCAAGCTCATGGACTACGCCCGCAACGTCCACGAGGAATTCTGACCTTCCTCCCCTTCCAGAACTTTCTATCCGCTCCCCACCCGCTGACGAAACACAAAAATCCCGGGGAAACGGCTTCAGCCGAGCGGCGGGAATCGCTCCTGGCGGGCTCGCGCTTCTCTGTCCGTCTCTGCGCTCCGCGGCTCCTCGCAGGGATTTCCCTGCTGGAAAAACGGTGGGAATTCCTGGATTCAGGTAATTTCCCTGCTCGGTTTGGGGTTGAAGGCAGCTGGAATTCTGGGTGGGGAGGATTCTGGAATATTCCCTGGTTTCCTTCGGCTTCTCATCCAGGGGATCCCAAATAAAACTTGGATTTGGGTGGAGGAATGTTTGTCCTCCACACCCAATTCCATTTGAGAAATTCCTTAAATTTAGAGAAATTCCTTAAGTTATATTCCCTTGTTGCCCTCACAGATGCTGATGCAGGGAATCCCAAATAAAActtggattttgggaattttggtggTTCCAAGGAATGTTTACCCTCCTGGGAATATCCACACTCAATTCCAGTCTTTTTCTCAACTTCCTGAAGAGTTGTTGGGaattaaatggaattttttcagggagctgtggggaagAATTTATTTGAAACGTTACAGAAAAACTTTCtggaattaaataaataaaataacattatttaaaattaaattaatataaaattactttttttgttgttgacaTCCGCACTGGCAATGGGAGATTCTGGATttataaaatcagattttggcCAAAAATCAAACAAttggggagtttttttgggaatttaaGCTGTTGGATAAAGCAGTAGGAATTCCCATGGAGTTTTATGGCTGCTTAATTAAAATTCACTGCTAAAATTAATGAGCTCTGTGCTATTTAATGCTGTTAATGAGCTGCTGATGATGATATGGGGGAAATTCCAGGCTTTAGGTGAGCTCTAAAAAAGCAACTCTGTCCcaaataaaattgattttttcctctgcttccaactttcctgggaaaaaaccctctttGGGAAAGAATTCCTGAAATGAATgagatgttttatttgattaaatTTATTCTTAATATAATGTAAATACAGGAATTGCTATccctctttcccttttcctgctttatttgatgtttttattaaattccTTGGATAAAAGgttttatatactttttttgtttgttttgttttccatttaatATTTCTCTCCATGCTTTggaaattctgctgcttttaaagtttggtggggggcaggggggtggggggaaataAGAGGAATAAATTCCATGGATAATCTCCAATAAAATGAGTTTAAACACAAAAATTCTAGTAAAATCAGCTGATAATTGTAATTTATCTATGAAGAGATTTTTAGGACACCATCCTAATTTGATTTTGGGATAACATGAGCATGGAATCTCTAATTTCTCAGTATTTTCTAGAGTCGGTGAAGGTAAAGCTGGATTCCAGGCAGCTGGAAAATTGAGATCCTGGATCCAATTCTAATaggctggaaaatgaaattCCCTTAATTCTCACCTATTTTGTGGATTCAGTGATGCCAGGGAGCTCTCCTAGAAGTGAATGGGTTCCTGGAAAACGGAATTCCCGAATTCCGGCTCAGCCAGGGTATCTCCCCAGcgctcctccatccctgctttTCCAGCCATTCCCATCGGGATTCCCCTCCTTTGAGGGCTCCTTTTACCCCTTTAACCCTTTTCAAGCTcagcatttccttttcctgcccaaaaaccccaaaccggGAGCGGGAAGGGGCGtggagaaaagtgggaatttCCCTCAAGTGTCCCCGCCCGGAGCCGTTCCTGCACTCGGCGCTGCCGTGAGGGGAAGGAAAGGTGTCCTGAAGGGAACGGAgccgtgaggggaaagggaaaggcgCTTTGAGGGGCCGGTGGCGTGAAGGGAACGGAGCAGTGAGTGAGGGGAAGGAAAGGTGTTCTGAGGGGAATGGAGCCGTGAAGGGGACGGTGCTGTGAGGGGAAAGGCTCCGTGAGAAGAAAAGCTCCGTGAAGGTTCGGCTCCGTGCGGGGTCCGTGCCGTGAGAGAAACGGCGCCCTGAGGGGAAGGGCGGCGATGGCGCTTCCAAGGATTGCCTGGAACCTCCCCGCgttctgctggctgctggccgtgcccattcccgcttccctgggctgggaatgcCCGGAGCGCCAGTACCGCTTCCACGAGCGATGCTGCAGCGACTGCGCCCCCGGTGAGTGCCCGCCGCCACGGCAGAGCCGCACTTCGGAACTGCTTCTTAGTAAAATACCTATTTCTTACTGAAATACCCGGTTTTTAATGgaatatctcttttttttttcttagtggAATAGAGATTTTAGTGCAATacctattttttaatgtaatacCTACGTTTTTAGACTGataaaaacaagttttaaaccaaaaaaaaatcgGGAAAATCTTCCTTTTTGAGAGTGATTTTTAACTTcgttttaatgtttttttcttcctaaatgcCTCAGTTAGGGGAATATCCTACACTCTGGAAGGGATGTTTGGGATCCACTAGGACAAAAATTTTGGGCATTTTCCCCAACTtcagccctccccagcccttTTCAGCCACTCCattaaatgttgatttttttttttcccctctggccAAACTTCCAGTGATTTTTCTCCTAACCAGGAACTGCCAAATTGTGGGCACTGTTTGATCCTAAAGGGTGAAATTTAGGATTTTTACCGTCACCATCCCAACCAATCCTGATTTATTCCCAAAGCATaaaattaggatttttcctGTCACGATCCCAACCAATCCTGCTTTATTCCCAAAGGATaaaattaggatttttcctGTCATGATCCCAGCCAATCCTGATTTATCCCAAAGGATaaaattaggatttttcctGTCATGATCCCAGCCAATCCTGATTTATCCCAAAGGATaaaattaggatttttcctGTCATGATCCCAGCCAATCCTGAT
This genomic stretch from Taeniopygia guttata chromosome 21, bTaeGut7.mat, whole genome shotgun sequence harbors:
- the SDF4 gene encoding 45 kDa calcium-binding protein; this encodes MQSGRAVLCSLGWLSLSLLSLLFPAGCARPANLSALRGREELLPPEHLNGVRLERDGHLNRELPQELFLGRERERFEEDSQPRRNRRKLVGIFSKVDRNNDQKISAKEMQRWIMEKTEEHFQEAVQENKMHFRAVDPDGDGHVSWDEYKIKFLASKGFNEKEIAEKIKNNEELKIDEETQEVLDNLKDRWYQADNPPPDLLLSEQEFLSFLHPEHSRGMLHFMVQEIVRDLDQDGDKRLTLPEFISLPVGTVENQQAQDVDDDWVRDRRKEFQEVIDANRDGIVTMEELEEYMDPMNEHNALNEARQMIAVADENQDHQLELEEILKYSEYFTGSKLMDYARNVHEEF